A genomic window from Phoenix dactylifera cultivar Barhee BC4 chromosome 7, palm_55x_up_171113_PBpolish2nd_filt_p, whole genome shotgun sequence includes:
- the LOC120111335 gene encoding ubiquitin C-terminal hydrolase 22-like isoform X1, producing the protein MSSSSAARAIRLPPPCPHLAAYRSGGGGTPFRSLHRCLRPRPPSRAEVRRDPGEVPFCASCPPAAAHRGLRLYACLSCAAVSCHAHVSDHAALRPGHEIALDVDRAELFCAACRDQVYDPDFDAAVVIALTSLSCSRIPPPPPPPEKCAKRRRVEYRPWVPDPKGRAVIGRRSSPLLVQEGNASSASSTTTTANSTTTTTSSPSSSASSPSSLPRGLRGINNLGNTCFMNSVLQALLHTPLLRNYFLSDRHNRYVCQQKSKKKGGIKEKSNVVERKNPARESHVCLACDLDTMYAAVFSEDRKPFSPANFLYSWWQHASNLASYEQQDAHEFFISMLDGIHEKEQDQCKHQSHVGNGDCCIAHKVFSGILRSDVTCTICGFTSTTYDPCVDISLDLDSSRDAVQIATSKLQTCESDTESMLTSQAYGISTLMGCLEHFTRPEKLGADQKFFCENCRARQESLKQMSIRKIPLVTCFHIKRFEHSLIRNMSRKVDRHLHFPFSLDMGPYLSSSILRARYGNRIFAFDGDDSDASTDLASEFELFAVLTHSGKLEGGHYITYLRLNNQWYKCDDAWVSHVSESIVRASQAYMLFYVQKILYYRASQHVFAS; encoded by the exons ATGTCCTCCTCGTCCGCCGCTCGCGCCATCCGCCTTCCGCCACCGTGCCCCCACCTCGCGGCCTACCGCTCAGGCGGCGGCGGGACCCCCTTCCGCTCCCTCCACCGCTGCCTCCGCCCCCGCCCTCCCAGCCGCGCTGAGGTCCGCCGCGACCCTGGCGAGGTCCCCTTCTGCGCCTCCTGCCCTCCCGCCGCCGCCCATCGTGGCCTGCGCCTCTACGCCTGCCTCTCCTGCGCTGCCGTCTCCTGCCACGCCCACGTCTCTGACCACGCCGCTCTCCGCCCCGGCCACGAGATCGCCCTCGACGTCGACCGCGCCGAGCTGTTCTGCGCCGCCTGCCGCGATCAGGTCTATGACCCTGATTTCGACGCCGCCGTCGTGATCGCCCTCACCTCCTTATCGTGTTCCCGGATTCCGCCacccccgccgccgccggagAAGTGCGCAAAGCGGAGGAGGGTGGAGTACCGGCCGTGGGTGCCGGATCCGAAGGGGCGGGCGGTGATTGGGCGGAGATCGAGCCCGTTGCTCGTCCAAGAAGGCAACGcatcctccgcctcctccaccaccaccaccgccaACTCCactaccaccaccacctcctcgccctcctcctccgcctcctcgcCCTCCTCTCTGCCGAGGGGACTGAGGGGAATCAATAATCTCGGTAACACTTGCTTCATGAACTCGGTCCTCCAGGCGCTGCTCCACACGCCGCTGCTGAGGAACTACTTCTTGAGCGATCGGCACAACCGCTACGTTTGCCAGCAGAAGAGCAAGAAGAAGGGTGGGATTAAAGAGAAGAGCAATGTGGTTGAGCGGAAGAATCCGGCCCGAGAGTCGCATGTGTGCTTGGCCTGTGATCTTGATACAATGTACGCGGCCGTTTTCTCCGAAGATAGGAAGCCTTTCAGCCCCGCCAATTTTCTTTATAG TTGGTGGCAACATGCATCAAATCTTGCTAGTTATGAACAGCAGGATGCACATGAATTTTTCATTTCCATGCTTGATGGGATCCATGAAAAGGAGCAAGATCAATGCAAACATCAGAGCCATG TAGGCAATGGGGACTGTTGCATTGCTCATAAAGTGTTCTCTGGTATCTTGAGATCTGATGTCACTTGTACTATCTGTGGGTTCACATCTACCACTTATGACCCCTGTGTGGACATCTCCCTGGACTTGGATTCTAGCCGGGATGCTGTGCAGATAGCTACCTCGAAACTTCAAACATGCGAGAGTGACACAGAATCGATGTTAACAAGCCAAGCCTATGGAATTTCCACCCTCATGGGATGTTTGGAGCACTTTACGAGGCCAGAAAAATTAGGAGCTGATCAGAAATTCTTCTGTGAAAACTGTCGAGCGAGGCAAGAATCCTTGAAACAGATGTCCATTAGAAAGATTCCATTGGTCACTTGCTTTCACATTAAGAGATTTGAACACTCCTTAATTAGGAATATGTCAAGAAAGGTCGACCGCCATCTGCACTTCCCGTTTTCTCTTGACATGGGCCCGTACCTCTCATCTTCCATCTTGAGGGCTAGATATGGCAACCGCATATTTGCTTTTGATGGGGATGATTCAGATGCATCTACTGACCTGGCTTCAGAGTTTGAATTATTTGCGGTGCTGACGCACAGTGGTAAACTAGAAGGCGGCCATTACATAACTTATCTGCGGCTCAATAATCAATGGTATAAATGTGATGATGCATGGGTCTCTCACGTCAGTGAAAGTATCGTGAGAGCTTCACAGGCATATATGCTGTTCTATGTACAGAAAATACTCTACTACAGAGCAAGCCAGCATGTGTTTGCCTCATGA
- the LOC103706478 gene encoding ER membrane protein complex subunit 7 homolog, with protein MMKRSAEIIAFLLLFSCVLPSALAGPSGPGDGYTIAGHVKLEGATSKGFTPMEKSNSKVILNGGQRVTFLRADGYFSFHNVPAGTHLIEVSAMGYFFSPVRIDISSRNPGKIQAALTENRRVLHELVLEPLREEQYYEIREPFSLMSLLKSPMGLMVGFMVLVVFLMPKLMENMDPEEMRRAQEEMRAQGVPSLSNLLPGRSS; from the exons ATGATGAAGAGATCCGCGGAGATCATcgcatttcttcttcttttctcctgcGTTCTTCCGTCCGCCCTCGCTGGTCCCTCCGG CCCTGGCGATGGGTACACCATTGCAGGTCATGTGAAGTTGGAAG GTGCGACATCCAAAGGTTTTACTCCTATGGAAAAGTCAAATTCAAAAGTGATACTTAATGGTGGTCAGAGGGTCACTTTTCTCAGGGCAGATGGttatttttcatt CCACAATGTGCCAGCTGGGACTCATCTTATTGAAGTGTCTGCAATgggttatttcttttctccg GTACGGATTGATATTAGTTCCAGAAATCCTGGTAAGATCCAGGCTGCACTGACAGAGAATAGGAGGGTTCTGCATGAGCTAGTTTTAGAGCCTTTAAGAGAAGAGCAGTATTATGAG ATAAGAGAACCTTTTTCCCTAATGTCTCTATTGAAAAGTCCCATGGGTTTGATGGTGGGTTTTATGGTGTTAGTGGTGTTCCTCATGCCGAAGTTGATGGAGAATATGG ATCCAGAAGAAATGAGAAGAGCCCAAGAGGAGATGAGGGCGCAAGGGGTACCTTCTCTCTCCAACTTGTTGCCTGGAAGGAGCAGCTAA
- the LOC120111335 gene encoding ubiquitin C-terminal hydrolase 22-like isoform X2: MSSSSAARAIRLPPPCPHLAAYRSGGGGTPFRSLHRCLRPRPPSRAEVRRDPGEVPFCASCPPAAAHRGLRLYACLSCAAVSCHAHVSDHAALRPGHEIALDVDRAELFCAACRDQVYDPDFDAAVVIALTSLSCSRIPPPPPPPEKCAKRRRVEYRPWVPDPKGRAVIGRRSSPLLVQEGNASSASSTTTTANSTTTTTSSPSSSASSPSSLPRGLRGINNLGNTCFMNSVLQALLHTPLLRNYFLSDRHNRYVCQQKSKKKGGIKEKSNVVERKNPARESHVCLACDLDTMYAAVFSEDRKPFSPANFLYSWWQHASNLASYEQQDAHEFFISMLDGIHEKEQDQCKHQSHGNGDCCIAHKVFSGILRSDVTCTICGFTSTTYDPCVDISLDLDSSRDAVQIATSKLQTCESDTESMLTSQAYGISTLMGCLEHFTRPEKLGADQKFFCENCRARQESLKQMSIRKIPLVTCFHIKRFEHSLIRNMSRKVDRHLHFPFSLDMGPYLSSSILRARYGNRIFAFDGDDSDASTDLASEFELFAVLTHSGKLEGGHYITYLRLNNQWYKCDDAWVSHVSESIVRASQAYMLFYVQKILYYRASQHVFAS, encoded by the exons ATGTCCTCCTCGTCCGCCGCTCGCGCCATCCGCCTTCCGCCACCGTGCCCCCACCTCGCGGCCTACCGCTCAGGCGGCGGCGGGACCCCCTTCCGCTCCCTCCACCGCTGCCTCCGCCCCCGCCCTCCCAGCCGCGCTGAGGTCCGCCGCGACCCTGGCGAGGTCCCCTTCTGCGCCTCCTGCCCTCCCGCCGCCGCCCATCGTGGCCTGCGCCTCTACGCCTGCCTCTCCTGCGCTGCCGTCTCCTGCCACGCCCACGTCTCTGACCACGCCGCTCTCCGCCCCGGCCACGAGATCGCCCTCGACGTCGACCGCGCCGAGCTGTTCTGCGCCGCCTGCCGCGATCAGGTCTATGACCCTGATTTCGACGCCGCCGTCGTGATCGCCCTCACCTCCTTATCGTGTTCCCGGATTCCGCCacccccgccgccgccggagAAGTGCGCAAAGCGGAGGAGGGTGGAGTACCGGCCGTGGGTGCCGGATCCGAAGGGGCGGGCGGTGATTGGGCGGAGATCGAGCCCGTTGCTCGTCCAAGAAGGCAACGcatcctccgcctcctccaccaccaccaccgccaACTCCactaccaccaccacctcctcgccctcctcctccgcctcctcgcCCTCCTCTCTGCCGAGGGGACTGAGGGGAATCAATAATCTCGGTAACACTTGCTTCATGAACTCGGTCCTCCAGGCGCTGCTCCACACGCCGCTGCTGAGGAACTACTTCTTGAGCGATCGGCACAACCGCTACGTTTGCCAGCAGAAGAGCAAGAAGAAGGGTGGGATTAAAGAGAAGAGCAATGTGGTTGAGCGGAAGAATCCGGCCCGAGAGTCGCATGTGTGCTTGGCCTGTGATCTTGATACAATGTACGCGGCCGTTTTCTCCGAAGATAGGAAGCCTTTCAGCCCCGCCAATTTTCTTTATAG TTGGTGGCAACATGCATCAAATCTTGCTAGTTATGAACAGCAGGATGCACATGAATTTTTCATTTCCATGCTTGATGGGATCCATGAAAAGGAGCAAGATCAATGCAAACATCAGAGCCATG GCAATGGGGACTGTTGCATTGCTCATAAAGTGTTCTCTGGTATCTTGAGATCTGATGTCACTTGTACTATCTGTGGGTTCACATCTACCACTTATGACCCCTGTGTGGACATCTCCCTGGACTTGGATTCTAGCCGGGATGCTGTGCAGATAGCTACCTCGAAACTTCAAACATGCGAGAGTGACACAGAATCGATGTTAACAAGCCAAGCCTATGGAATTTCCACCCTCATGGGATGTTTGGAGCACTTTACGAGGCCAGAAAAATTAGGAGCTGATCAGAAATTCTTCTGTGAAAACTGTCGAGCGAGGCAAGAATCCTTGAAACAGATGTCCATTAGAAAGATTCCATTGGTCACTTGCTTTCACATTAAGAGATTTGAACACTCCTTAATTAGGAATATGTCAAGAAAGGTCGACCGCCATCTGCACTTCCCGTTTTCTCTTGACATGGGCCCGTACCTCTCATCTTCCATCTTGAGGGCTAGATATGGCAACCGCATATTTGCTTTTGATGGGGATGATTCAGATGCATCTACTGACCTGGCTTCAGAGTTTGAATTATTTGCGGTGCTGACGCACAGTGGTAAACTAGAAGGCGGCCATTACATAACTTATCTGCGGCTCAATAATCAATGGTATAAATGTGATGATGCATGGGTCTCTCACGTCAGTGAAAGTATCGTGAGAGCTTCACAGGCATATATGCTGTTCTATGTACAGAAAATACTCTACTACAGAGCAAGCCAGCATGTGTTTGCCTCATGA